A region of Geothermobacter ehrlichii DNA encodes the following proteins:
- a CDS encoding TonB-dependent receptor plug domain-containing protein, with product MKRRGLALVLGLMAWVAVPAAGFAVVLDPVVVTATRSAQPKSQLAASVTVITADQIAATGATRLDEVLRDAVGLQITSSGPAGAIATPSIRGSEGAQVLVLLDGIRLNSPQSGQFNLSNLPVALDEIERIEVLRGPASALYGTSALGGVIQIFTREPESEPQTSLSWSEGRFDSRSISLSTSARKEGVRYRLAAGLDRSRGYRTNSDLEQGNLNGMLGFELGGGYDLRLSAFHLDKENGVPGSTSWPSPRARQQDKNTLADLSLSGPAGPIELTVRGSYERRRNDYQDPGAWTPVDDTHIVETYGSELTAGWNGGPGSLLVGGDVYRDRLDSTASGRQQEDRWSLFGQYELQAATWVKLLLGLRYDAHSDFRNEWSPRAAALFSLTESARLRASVSRAFRAPTLNDRYWPTTSFARGNPDLDPETAWEYELALDQGLGERGNLSLAVFRRDARDLIDWRMDSSFVWSPVNVNEARIWGAEAELDLQLHEQLKAGANYTYLYPKDRATDRFLDNRTRHQAHLYLEAGPVREARLRLDGRYLKYYGASRATGGFVVLDASLSRPFVLDNGVTFDARITVKNLLDRRYEENPGYPMPPRQLFAGVTAYF from the coding sequence ATGAAACGACGTGGGCTCGCCCTTGTTCTCGGATTGATGGCGTGGGTCGCCGTACCGGCAGCCGGCTTCGCCGTGGTACTGGACCCGGTGGTGGTCACCGCCACCCGCAGTGCCCAGCCGAAGTCGCAGCTGGCGGCCTCGGTGACGGTGATCACTGCCGACCAGATCGCCGCCACCGGCGCCACCCGCCTGGACGAGGTGCTGCGCGACGCCGTCGGTCTGCAGATCACCAGCAGCGGACCGGCCGGCGCCATCGCCACCCCCAGCATCCGCGGCTCGGAAGGCGCTCAGGTGCTGGTGCTGCTTGACGGCATCCGGCTCAATTCGCCGCAAAGCGGCCAGTTCAACCTGAGCAACCTGCCGGTGGCGCTGGACGAGATCGAGCGGATCGAGGTGCTGCGCGGCCCCGCCTCGGCCCTCTACGGCACCAGTGCCCTGGGCGGGGTCATCCAGATCTTCACCCGCGAGCCGGAGAGCGAGCCGCAGACCAGCCTGAGCTGGAGCGAGGGCCGCTTCGACAGCCGCAGTATCAGCCTGTCGACCTCGGCCAGAAAAGAGGGCGTGCGCTATCGGCTGGCCGCCGGTCTGGACCGCTCCCGGGGCTACCGGACCAATTCCGACCTGGAGCAGGGCAACCTGAACGGCATGCTCGGTTTTGAGCTGGGTGGCGGCTATGATCTGCGGCTGTCCGCCTTCCACCTGGACAAGGAGAACGGGGTGCCGGGCTCCACCTCCTGGCCCAGTCCCCGGGCACGCCAGCAGGACAAGAACACCCTGGCCGACCTGAGCCTGAGCGGTCCGGCCGGTCCGATTGAACTCACTGTTCGCGGCAGTTACGAGCGGCGACGCAACGATTACCAGGACCCGGGAGCCTGGACGCCGGTCGACGACACCCACATCGTCGAAACCTACGGCAGCGAGCTGACGGCAGGCTGGAACGGCGGTCCTGGCAGCCTGCTGGTCGGCGGCGACGTCTATCGTGACCGGCTCGATTCCACCGCCAGCGGCAGGCAACAGGAGGACCGCTGGTCCCTGTTCGGTCAATACGAGCTCCAGGCGGCCACATGGGTCAAGCTGCTGCTGGGGCTGCGCTACGACGCCCACTCCGATTTTCGCAACGAATGGAGCCCCCGGGCCGCGGCGCTCTTCAGTTTGACCGAAAGTGCCCGGCTGCGGGCCTCGGTCAGCCGGGCGTTCCGGGCGCCGACCCTCAACGACCGCTACTGGCCGACGACCAGCTTCGCCAGGGGGAACCCTGACCTGGATCCGGAAACCGCCTGGGAATACGAGCTGGCCCTCGATCAGGGACTGGGCGAGCGGGGCAATCTCTCCCTGGCAGTCTTCCGGCGTGACGCCAGGGACCTGATCGACTGGCGCATGGACAGCAGTTTCGTCTGGAGTCCGGTCAACGTCAACGAGGCCCGGATCTGGGGCGCCGAGGCGGAGCTCGACCTGCAGCTGCACGAGCAGCTCAAGGCCGGCGCCAACTACACCTATCTCTACCCGAAGGATCGCGCCACGGACCGTTTTCTCGACAACCGGACCCGACACCAGGCCCATCTCTACCTGGAGGCCGGCCCGGTGCGGGAGGCCCGCCTGCGGCTCGACGGCCGCTACCTCAAGTATTATGGCGCCTCGCGCGCCACCGGCGGTTTCGTGGTGCTGGATGCCAGCCTTTCCCGCCCCTTCGTGCTCGACAACGGCGTTACCTTCGATGCCAGGATCACGGTGAAAAACCTGCTCGACAGAAGATACGAGGAGAATCCGGGCTATCCGATGCCGCCGCGTCAGCTGTTTGCGGGGGTGACGGCCTATTTCTGA
- a CDS encoding ABC transporter substrate-binding protein, whose protein sequence is MKRIVLVSLLICCLLSPVAARAAVWTDAVGRRVELPDQPRRIVSLVPAVTEILFALGLDERIAGVTRFCDWPEAARSKPKVGGYANPSLEAVLQRQPDLVFVSADVAGPNLLARMERLGLKVYVVYPRGLDETLAMIRAVGRVTGRAAAGEELAGELAATVARVRNAVAGKSRPRVLFCVMMQPLTVAGPETLVGDLIEAAGGVNVVSAGVSRYPTWGSEALLLADPDVIVVSPHPGTPDPAGLFSAWPELTAVKTGRIVSINPDWVHRPGPRLGRGLVALAAAFHGIDPVSLQAEVQP, encoded by the coding sequence GTGAAGCGTATCGTCCTTGTCAGCCTGCTGATCTGTTGTCTGCTGTCGCCAGTGGCGGCCCGGGCCGCGGTCTGGACCGATGCCGTGGGGCGCCGGGTCGAACTGCCGGATCAACCGCGGCGCATCGTTTCGCTGGTGCCGGCGGTGACCGAGATCCTTTTCGCTCTCGGTCTCGATGAGCGGATCGCCGGGGTCACCCGCTTCTGCGACTGGCCCGAGGCGGCGCGGAGCAAGCCGAAGGTCGGAGGCTACGCCAATCCCAGTCTCGAGGCGGTGCTGCAGCGGCAGCCCGACCTGGTTTTCGTCTCGGCCGATGTCGCCGGCCCGAACCTGCTGGCGCGGATGGAGCGGCTCGGCCTGAAGGTCTATGTCGTCTATCCGCGCGGCCTTGACGAAACCCTGGCCATGATCCGCGCTGTCGGCCGGGTGACCGGCCGGGCGGCCGCCGGCGAGGAGCTGGCCGGCGAGCTGGCTGCCACCGTGGCGCGGGTGAGGAACGCGGTGGCCGGGAAGTCCCGGCCAAGAGTTCTGTTCTGCGTCATGATGCAGCCGCTGACCGTGGCCGGTCCCGAAACCCTGGTCGGCGACCTGATCGAGGCGGCCGGCGGCGTCAATGTGGTTTCCGCCGGCGTCAGCCGCTATCCGACCTGGGGAAGCGAGGCGCTGCTGCTCGCCGACCCGGACGTGATCGTGGTTTCGCCGCATCCGGGCACCCCCGATCCCGCCGGCCTCTTCTCCGCCTGGCCGGAACTGACGGCGGTGAAGACCGGCCGCATCGTCAGCATCAATCCCGACTGGGTCCATCGTCCGGGGCCGCGTCTCGGGCGCGGTCTGGTCGCTCTGGCCGCGGCCTTCCACGGCATCGATCCCGTTTCCTTGCAGGCGGAGGTGCAGCCGTGA
- a CDS encoding FecCD family ABC transporter permease, with amino-acid sequence MNLRSPRGWLPLLLVALGLALLLSLVAGTRALSPAELLAVLLGRPASPTLAAIVLKIRLPRALLAALVGSALGASGSAFQAVLRNPLADPYILGVSGGAALGAVAALTLGFSSPLLLPAAAFAGAAGALLLVYWVAQAHSGSPHTLILSGVMVGSLASALLLFLLWMAPADPVRTAVFWLAGNLALADPGWLPWAALWVGAAFCALWVQCGALDLLTQGEETAADLGLEVGRARLLLFAAAGGLTAAAVAMAGLVGFVGLTVPHVARLFWGASHRLLLPASALLGAVFLLLADTLSRTLLAPAEIPVGVVTALIGAPFFLFLLRRRQGGGE; translated from the coding sequence GTGAATCTGCGATCCCCCCGTGGTTGGCTGCCGCTGCTGCTGGTCGCCCTGGGCCTGGCCCTGCTGCTGTCTCTGGTTGCCGGCACGCGAGCCCTTTCTCCGGCCGAGCTGCTGGCGGTGCTGCTGGGCCGTCCGGCATCTCCGACCCTGGCCGCCATCGTACTGAAGATCCGCCTGCCCCGGGCGTTGCTGGCGGCCCTGGTCGGCAGCGCTCTCGGGGCTTCCGGAAGTGCCTTTCAGGCGGTGCTGCGCAATCCCCTGGCCGATCCCTACATTCTCGGTGTCTCCGGCGGCGCCGCGCTGGGGGCGGTGGCGGCTCTGACTCTTGGCTTTTCGTCTCCCCTGCTGCTGCCGGCAGCAGCCTTTGCCGGCGCCGCCGGCGCCCTGCTGCTGGTCTACTGGGTCGCCCAGGCGCATAGCGGCTCGCCGCACACCCTGATTCTTTCCGGGGTCATGGTCGGCAGCCTGGCCTCGGCACTGCTGCTCTTTCTGCTCTGGATGGCGCCCGCCGATCCGGTGCGGACGGCGGTCTTCTGGCTGGCCGGCAATCTTGCCCTGGCCGATCCCGGCTGGTTGCCCTGGGCCGCGCTCTGGGTTGGTGCCGCTTTCTGCGCCCTCTGGGTCCAGTGCGGAGCCCTCGACCTGCTGACCCAGGGGGAAGAGACCGCTGCCGATCTCGGTCTCGAGGTCGGCCGGGCGCGGCTGCTGCTGTTCGCCGCCGCCGGAGGGCTGACCGCCGCCGCGGTGGCCATGGCCGGGCTGGTCGGTTTTGTCGGCCTGACCGTCCCCCATGTAGCGCGGCTGTTCTGGGGCGCCTCGCATCGCCTTCTGTTGCCGGCCTCGGCTCTGCTCGGGGCGGTCTTTCTGCTGCTGGCGGACACCCTGTCGCGCACCCTGCTGGCGCCGGCGGAAATTCCGGTCGGGGTGGTCACCGCCCTGATCGGCGCGCCCTTCTTTCTTTTTCTTCTGCGCCGCCGACAAGGAGGTGGGGAATGA
- a CDS encoding ABC transporter ATP-binding protein, whose product MIRVERLHFAYGRQPVLRGLDLEVGPGEILAVLGPNGCGKSTLLRLLRGVLEPAAGRVLWQGREACRLGRRAMARLAAVVPQSPQVPFPYPVRELVAMGRFARRAGFFGATQADRRAVEKAMALTDTLQLAERQVTDLSGGELQRVLLARALAQQSPVLLLDEATSQLDLDHRLEIAELLVRLNREQGTTVIQVSHDLDLAAETSHRILLLAGDGMPVALGTPVEVFTSANLRRAFRVEVKVERNPYTGAPRAYPVGRGRGDGGGLPRVHLLCGGGSGGELLRRLHLAGAEISVGPLNRGDSDQELAAAIGLETVLVESFCPVSEPALQAAGELCRRAGALVVAPTVWGPGNLAVLEIARQAVERRIPVLLVDPRADRDYTGGRAWERLHAILRSGGQVVPDAEAVLQALRRED is encoded by the coding sequence ATGATCCGGGTCGAGCGGCTGCACTTTGCCTACGGCCGGCAGCCGGTGCTGCGCGGCCTCGATCTGGAGGTCGGGCCGGGGGAGATTCTCGCCGTGCTCGGTCCCAACGGCTGCGGCAAGTCGACCCTGCTGCGCCTGTTGCGCGGGGTTCTCGAGCCGGCGGCGGGACGGGTGCTCTGGCAGGGGCGGGAGGCCTGCCGGCTGGGGCGCCGGGCGATGGCCCGGCTGGCGGCGGTGGTCCCCCAGTCGCCGCAGGTTCCCTTTCCCTACCCGGTACGGGAGCTGGTGGCGATGGGCCGTTTCGCCCGCCGTGCCGGATTTTTCGGCGCGACCCAGGCCGACCGGAGGGCGGTGGAGAAGGCGATGGCGCTGACCGACACCCTGCAGCTGGCTGAACGTCAGGTCACCGACCTGAGCGGTGGCGAGTTGCAGCGGGTGCTGCTGGCGCGCGCCCTGGCCCAACAGTCGCCGGTGTTGCTGCTCGACGAGGCGACCAGTCAGCTCGACCTCGATCACCGGCTGGAGATCGCCGAGCTGCTGGTACGCCTCAACCGGGAGCAGGGGACGACGGTGATCCAGGTCTCCCACGACCTCGACCTGGCAGCCGAAACCTCCCACCGTATCCTGCTGCTGGCCGGGGACGGGATGCCGGTGGCGCTCGGAACGCCGGTCGAGGTCTTTACTTCGGCCAACCTGCGCCGGGCCTTCCGGGTCGAGGTGAAGGTCGAGCGCAATCCCTACACCGGCGCGCCGCGCGCCTATCCGGTCGGACGCGGCAGGGGGGATGGCGGTGGACTGCCGCGGGTGCATCTGCTCTGCGGCGGAGGCAGCGGCGGCGAACTGCTGCGCCGGCTGCATCTGGCCGGTGCCGAGATCAGCGTCGGTCCGCTCAACCGGGGGGATTCCGACCAGGAACTGGCGGCGGCGATCGGGCTGGAGACGGTGCTGGTGGAGTCCTTCTGTCCGGTTTCGGAACCGGCCCTGCAGGCGGCCGGCGAACTCTGCCGGCGGGCGGGGGCGCTGGTGGTGGCGCCGACGGTCTGGGGCCCCGGCAACCTGGCGGTGCTCGAAATCGCCCGCCAGGCCGTGGAACGGCGGATACCGGTGTTGCTGGTCGATCCCCGCGCCGACCGGGACTATACCGGCGGCCGGGCCTGGGAGCGGCTGCATGCGATTCTGCGATCGGGTGGTCAGGTCGTGCCCGATGCCGAG